The genomic region GGCGGGGTCCCCGTGGAAGCGCTCCACCAGCTCCGCGACGTACTCGCCGGTTTCGGGGCCCTCGTAGGCGCCCACCACGTCCGCGACTAGGCCGGCCTCCCGGATCTCGCCCTTGTCCACCCACAGGGCGGTGTTGCACAGCTGGGCCAAAAAGTCGTTGGAGTGGGAGGCGAAGACCAAGATGCCGGACTTTTCCACCATCTCGGCCAGCTTCACCCGGGCCTTGGCCATGAAGGCTGCGTCGACGGCGCCGATGCCCTCGTCCAGAAGCAGGATCTCCGGCTCGATAGAGGTGACCACGCCAAGGGCCAGGCGGACGCGCATGCCGGTGGAGTAGGTGCGCAGGGGCATGTTGAGATAGTCGCCGAGCTCGGAGAACTCCGCGATCTCGTCCATCTTGGCCTTCATCTGCTTGCGCGTCTGGCCCAGAAACAGCCCGCGGATGATGATGTTTTCGTAGCCGGAGATCTCCGGGTCCATGCCCACGCCGAGATCGAACACCGGGGCGACGCGGCCGCGCACGTCGGCGACGCCGCGGGTGGGCTCGTAGATGCCGGACAGGAGCCTCAACAAGGTGGACTTGCCAGCGCCGTTGTGTCCGACCAGGCCGACGCGGTCGCCTTCGCGCAGGTGCAGGTTGATGTCGCGGAGCGCCTCCACGACCACGGTGTTGGAGGCGTTTTTGCCGATGTTGCCGCCAGCGGAGGACATCATGGCCTTCTTCAAAGACCGGGACTTGGCGTCGAAGATGGGAAAGTCGACGCAGGCGTTGTAGGTGTCGATGGAAACCACGGTGAAACTCCTAAACCCAGTACGGCACGCGGAAGCGCCAACGCTTCATGGCAAGCAAAGTGATCAGGACGCCGACCACCGTGCACGCCAGGACGATGACCCAGTGGTAGGAGGCCAGAGGTTCGTCGATAAGCGGGGCCCGCACGATCTCGAGGTAGTGGTACAGGGGGTTGATCTCCGCGAGCATGGCGCGCTGGGCGACCTCGCCGCCCTGCTCCTTGAGCGTGCGCGTGGTCCAGACGATCGGGGTGACGTAGAACAGTAGCTGCACCAGGGCCTCTAGCAGCGGGGCGACGTCGCGGAAGCGGGTGGCCACCATGCCGAAGAACATGGACACCCACACGCCGTTGACCACCAACAACGCCAGGCCGGGGATGAACAGCAGGGTGTGCAAGGTCAGCGGGATGCGGAAGATCAGCACCAGCAGCAGCCAGATCACCATGTTGTGCGCCAAAAACAGCAACTGGCGCCACACCAGGCGGTACACGTGCACCGACAGGGCGGAGGGGAGCTGTTTGATCAGGCCTTCGTTTTCGATGAAGACGTTCGCGCCGTCCTTGATGCAGCCGGAGATGAAACCCCAGACGATGAAGCCGACGGTGACGTGGGGGAGGAACTCGGCCACGTCGATCTGGAACAGCATGGAATACAGCAGGCCCAGCGCCAGCGACATCACGCCGGTGGCGATGGTGATCCACAGCGGGCCGAGCGTGGAGCGCTTGTAGCGCTGCTTGATGTCCTGCCACCCCAGCTGGAGCCACAACTCGTGCTGGCCCCAGCCGCGGACAAGGTCATCGAACGCGCGGCGGAAGGTCTTGGACTGAGACGGCGGCGTGTCTTCGCCCGGAGGGCTGGTCATGCGGGCGACGTCTGCGCGCAGCTGTTCTACGTTGTGCACGCAGATCACCCTAGTGCACCAGATTTCAGCGCCCGAGCTGGCGGTGTGCGCCGTGTCGGACGGGCGTGCATAATTGGGGCATTCTTGCCTGAAGGGAGGTCGGCCGTGGCGTATGACGTGTGGGGTGTGCGCGGTTTGTATACCTCGCTTGGCAGCGGCTGGACGTATCTGAACGCGCACGACAGGCCGCAGGTGCCGGAGAAGGTCGCGTCTGCGGTCTCGCGTAGCTTCCGCAGTGCGGCGACGGTGCCGTTGCCGGAGCCGTCCCTGGGCTCGCACTCGAAGGAGGCGTTGGGCCAGCCGGAAGGGGCGCAGTACCCGGAGGCGGCGCGGGTGGCCATCGCGGACCTGACCGGTGTGGCGGCGGACCAGGTGGTGCTGGGCCCGAGCGTGCCTGCACTGTACTCGGCGCTGGTCAACGCGATGAAGCCGATGTTGCGCCGTAATTCCTCTATCGTGCTCAATCCGCTGGACCGGCCGCATTTGACCAAGCGTCTGCGGCGCGCCGGGCTGGATGAGGCGTGGGCGCAGGCGGACCTGGCCACCGGTGATCTGCCGGCGTGGCAGTACAGCGAGATCGCGGACGGCTCCACCCGCCTGGTGTCCGTGCCGGCGGCGCACGCGGAGCTGGGCAACGTGGTGCGCGTCGCCGACATTGTGGAGGCGGTGCGCGAAAAGTCGAGGGCGTGGGTGCTTGTGGACGCCACCGCGTACGCCCCGTACCGGCCCGTTGACCTCGAGGCCTGGGGCGCTGACGTGGCCGCGGTGGACATCGCTCAGCTGGGTGGGCCGGATATCGCCGCGCTGATCTTCCGCGACACCGCCATGTTCAAGCGCCTGGACATGGACGCGCTGGATCTGGAGGTCTCCCAGGGCCTTGCGGGCGCGGTGCCGGCGGTTGTGGACCACTACGCCTCCCTGGTGGAGGGCTATTCCGAGCGTGCGACGCGCCGCAACCGCCTGAAATACTCGATGGGAGAGACCACGGCGTACCTCAACGGCTTGCGCGATGATTTGCACACGTTTTTGGGCACTTTGCCTGCCGTGCACATCGTCGGCGTCAGCGGCGAGGCGGCGGCGGATGCGCGTGTGGAGCGCATTCCGCGCTTGGCCTTCGGCGTGACCGGCGTGCCCAGCGAGACGGTGCTGCGCCGCCTGCTGGCCAACGGGATTGTGGCCACGCAGACATGTGCGACCCCGCTTCTGGACGACATGGGGGTCGCCGACATGGGCGGCGCGGTGACCATTGCCATGTCGCCGTTTAACACGCAGAACGACATTGAGCAGTTGGTGCGCACCGTCGCATCGCTTGCTTAGTGGCGCTGACGCGCCACTAGAGAGCCAGAAGGATTTTGCCCGTGTTGTCCCCCGAATCCAGGTGTTCGTGCGCCTGCTTGGCCTGATCCAGCGGGAAGCGCGCGGAGATGTTGGGTTTGATCTGCCCGGATTCAATCAGCGGCCAGACATGTTCCACGGTTGAGGCGACGATGGCCGCCTTCATCGGCCGCGGGCGTGCGCGCAGGGTGGTGGCGGTGACGGACAGGCGCCGCGGCATCATCCGCCCCAGCGACAGGGTGCCCTTCGGCCCGCCTTGCACCGCGATGACGATGAGGTGGCCGTCCGTGTTCAGCGCCTTAATGTTCTGCTCCAGGTACGGCCCGCCGACCACGTCGAGGATCGCGTCCGCCCACCCGGGCAGCTCCGCGGCGAAGTCCTGTTCCTTGTAATTAATAAGGATGTCCGCGCCCAGGTCCCGGCAGTACTCCAACTTGTCTTGGCTGCCGGCGGTGACGGCGACCTCGCAACCCATGGCCTTGCACATCTGGATGGCAAACGAGCCGATGCCGCCCGAGCCGCCGTGGATGAGCACACGGCTGCCCTGTTGGATGCCGGCGATCATGCCCAGGTTCGACCACACCGTGCAGGCCACCTCGACCACGCCGGCGGTCTCCTCCACGGTCAGGCCCGAAGGGATCGGCGTGAGCTGGCCCTCCGGCACCGCGACGTACTCGGCGTAGCCGCCGCCGGCGAGCAAGCAGCCGACCTCTTCGCCCTTTTTCCTGGTGGTGGTGCCCGGGTCCACGATCACGCCCGCGCACTCCAGGCCCATAATCTCCGATTCGCCCTTTGGCGGCGGGTACTTGCTCGCGGCCTGCATCAGATCGCCGCGGTTCACGCCGGCGGCGGTGACCTTCACGAGCACTTCGCCGTCTTGCGGGGTGGGCGTAGCTGCGTCGTAAAGCGCGAGCTTCTCATTGATTGCTTTCATGCGGCCAGGCTACCCGTGATTGAGATGCGGCTAGCGCGTTGAAAGGTAGGCAATGACTGTCGGGGTGGGTCTCCGGGTCGAGGGTGACTAAAGATTAAAAGAATATTACGAATTCAGCCCACAAACAGGTTGTCTAATCGTTATAGTCAGATTGCTCCGTCCATATTCCCAAAGAAGGGTTTGCCATGGTTTCCATCCTCTTGAGTCTCGCATCCTCCGTCGGCCTTATCTGGTCCGTGCTCGAGGTTTTCAACGTCACCCAGCAGCACCCGGGTATCTCCATTCCGGACGCCGCTCGCGTTGCAGCGCGTAAGTACGGAATCAACATCTAGTCGGTCAATGCAAATGCGGGTCCCACCGGTTGGCGGGGCCCGCATTTTCGTGTTGTAAAGTATGTTCGTCGCAAATGCTTAGCGACGTGGAGACGTGGCAGAGCGGCCGAATGCACCGGTCTTGAAAACCGGCGAGGTTCATCCCTCCGCGGGTTCAAATCCCGCCGTCTCCGCCAATTACTTTTCGGGGCCTTTGCTTAACGACGCCTTCCGGTTTCCCTCCCATTGTTAAATTCAAATGAATTTATGGGAAGACCCTAGAGGAGTCCTCGTGGTCGGGTGTAAAGTCCCTGGCGCACCCGTTTTTATGCGCTGGCGTGGAGCGGGAAAGATAGTTTCAAAAGCATTGCTCGCTGATGCGGAGGACATGAATGAGCGAGAATAAACGACCAAACACGAGGAAAAACCGCTGGTGGCGCAGTGTCGCCGCGGTAGTAAGCACGGTGGCGCTAGGCGTCGGCGGAGTTGCAGTGCCGCCGGTAGCGGGGGCGTACATCCAAGATGACTCTCTCACCACTCAGCACGGGGACGACCTTGGTGCGAAGCCGGCCACTTCGATCTCAGTTAGCCCTGAGAAGGTGAATGTTCAGCCAGGTGACACCTTCGACATGGAAGTACGTGTCGACTCTGAGGTGCCCCATCCAGAGAGTTCTGCCGGGACATATGGCGAATCGGATGCGACTGCGTTGATCGTAGAACTGCAGCTAGATAAAAGGTTCACGGTGGACCCTTCCGAAGCGGTCTTCAAGTGGAACGATGGACAAAGCCGTGAGTTGGCAGACTTGAGAGAAGACTCGGCGACGACTCAATCGTTTTTGTTTGAGTTCGATCAAAAAGCGTCCTTGGGAGCGAATCCTGGCTTCACGCTAACCCTGCCGGTAACTGTCTCGGAAACTGCCGAACAGGGAGACGAGATAGATGTCACTGTGGCATCTCAAGTTGTTATCCGCCCAACGCTGGATTGGACCTACGGGGATTTTCGTCTAGAAGAGACAAACGACGAATGCGTTCAAAAAGCTGTAGGAGATCTTAAGTTTGACAATCCGGACCAATACGGTACTTGGCTCGCTGACCTGTGGTTAGGCTCTGACTCGCCCAACTTCTCGCTTGAAGGTGATCCTGTCTTCAAAGTGACGGGGCCTGAGGGTGAGGACTTGACGCAAGAGGTGTTCGCTTCAGCGGACTATCCTCAGTCGACCCTTGATCCGTCCGAGTCTCCGGAAATCTTCACAGGGGCGGATGGAACTAGCTTCGAGAACTACCGTTGGCTTCGTCGTTACGAGTGGCGTCTTAATGAGAAGGCCTTTTCGGGAGACATCTGGATACCTGAAGGGTCCACGGTGCATGTCGAACAAAACATTCGATCCTCGCAGTGTGCGTTTTCCCCCGACGAGAAGTTCGGAGTGAAGATTGAGAGTCGCAACGCTCCGCTTTTCACAAATGCGGTAGACACGCTGAACGCGACTGTAGCTGCGGAGCCGGAGACACCTGAGGATCCGCCTGCAGAACCACCTGCGACGGTAACCAAATCCGTGACTGCGACCACGACTGTCACCACTGAATCAGTGACGGCTACGGTAACTCCGACGACGGTGACCACGACGCCGACCTCGACGGCACCGACGAAGGTGACCACGCCGACCTCGACGGCACCGACGAAGGTGACCACGCCGACCTCGACGGCACCGACGAAGGTGACCACGCCGACCTCGACGGCACCGACGAAGGTGACCACGCCGACCTCGACGGCACCGACGAAGGTGACCACGCCGACCTCGACGGCGCCAACGGAGGTGACGACTCCGACCTCGACGGCACCGACGAAGGTGACCACGCCGACCTCGACGGCACCGACGAAGGTGACCACGCCGACCTCGACGGCCGGCACCGTTACCACCACAGTTGGGACCAAGACCGTCACGGCAACCACGACGCCGACGACCGTCACTACCACCCCTACTTCGACCGCACCGACGGTAACGGTCACTCCGACTGCTACGGCAGACTGTGATTGCGAACCCACGACCACCACCAAGACTGAAAAAGTCCCGGAGCCGGTGCCAACCACAATTCACACCACCACGACTGCGGAAGCGCCGAAGCGCAGCTCCATCGGAGACAAGGTCTGGGAGGACACCAACGGTGACGGTAAGGAGGACCCGGATGAGAAGACGGGTGTTCCGGATGTGACCGTGATTGTGAAGGATCCGGAGGGCAACGAGGTCACTCGTACCGTCACCGACGAGGACGGTAACTGGAAGGTTGACGTCGAGCCGGGCGACTACGTTGTTGAGTACGTTCCGGGTGGTCACACCCCGTCGCAGCCGGATCAGGTCAAGCGCACTGTGACGATCAAGCCGGGTGAGAAGCGCGACGACGTTGACCTTGGTGTTCTGCCGTCTGGTTCTGTTGGTGACCGTGTGTGGGTTGACGAGGACGGCGACGGTAAGCAGGGCGAGAACGAGAAGGGCCTTGAAAACGTTGTGGTGTTGGTGTCCCGTGAGGGTGAGCCGACGCGTTCTGCAGTGACCGATGCAAACGGTGATTGGAAGATTGAGGGTCTGAACCCGAACGCTGAGTACGACATTCGCTTTGTGAAGCCGGATGGCTGGGAGGTCACCGGTAAGGTTCCGGGTTCGGATGAGTCTGGTCTGGCTTCGAAGGTGACGGTGAAGCCGGGTGAGTACAACGACACTTACGACCTTGGTCTGAGGAAGCTTGATACGTGTCGCGAGTGTGAGCCGGTCAAGCCGGGCACTATTGGCGATCGTGTCTGGATTGATGAGAACGGTGACGGCAAGGAAGACCCGAATGAGAAGACGGGTGTTCCGGATGTGACCGTGATTGTGAAGGATCCGGAGGGCAACGAGGTCACTCGTACCGTCACCGACGAGGACGGTAACTGGAAGGTTGACGTCGAGCCGGGCGACTACGTTGTTGAGTACGTTCCGGGTGGTCACACCCCGTCGCAGCCGGATCAGGTCAAGCGCACTGTGACGATCAAGCCGGGTGAGAAGCGCGACGACGTTGACCTTGGTGTTCTGCCGTCTGGTTCTGTTGGTGACCGTGTGTGGGTTGACGAGGACGGCGACGGTAAGCAGGGCGAGAACGAGAAGGGCCTTGAAAACGTTGTGGTGTTGGTGTCCCGTGAGGGTGAGCCGACGCGTTCTGCAGTGACCGATGCAAACGGTGATTGGAAGATTGAGGGTCTGAACCCGAACGCTGAGTACGACATTCGCTTTGTGAAGCCGGATGGCTGGGAGGTCACCGGTAAGGTTCCGGGTTCGGATGAGTCTGGTCTGGCTTCGAAGGTGACGGTGAAGCCGGGTGAGTACAACGACACTTACGACCTTGGTCTGAGGAAGCTTGATACGTGTCGCGAGTGTGAGCCGGTCAAGCCGGGCACTATTGGCGATCGTGTCTGGATTGATGAGAACGGTGACGGCAAGGAAGACCCGAATGAGAAGACGGGTGTTCCGGATGTGACCGTGATTGTGAAGGATCCGGAGGGCAACGAGGTCACTCGTACCGTCACCGACGAGGACGGTAACTGGAAGGTTGACGTCGAGCCGGGCGACTACGAGATTGAGTACCGCCCGCGCGACTGGAAGCCGACCGACCCGAAGCGCGTGACCCAGAAGGTCACTGTGGAAGAGGGTAAGGATTACCTGGACCTCGACCTTGGTGTGCAGAAGCCGAAGCCGGGCGAGCCGACCCCGCCGACCGAGAAGCCGGAGAAGGGCTCGTCGAGCGAGACGCTCGACCGCTGCGTGGCCAACGCTGTGCGCTCGCCGCTGCTGTACTTGGTGCCGGTGGCGCTGCTGGGTGCCTTCGGTGGCGAGCTCGCCCGTCCGTACATGGGCGCGATCAACGAGCAGGTCAACCAGATCAACGCGCAGTTCCAGGAGGCCATGCGCCGCAACAGCCCGGACTGGGGCCACGGCGGCCGTGGCGGTCGCGACAACGACCAGTTCGCTGAGCTGCGTGGCCAGATCGATGCGGCGAACCGTCGTATCGCGGAGCTTGGACAGGATCCGAACGTCCAGCGCTTCGGCACCGTCGCCGCTGGCATCATCGGACTGATCGCCGCGGGCGGCGTGCTCTACGACTGGTGCTCCAACGAGAAGGGCGAGGCCTTCACCTCCATCGGTGGCTCCTCCGCCAAGGAGTCCGGTGCGGAAGGCCGCCAGTCCTCCAGCAAGGACGCGGCATAACCGCTAAGTAACAGCGAAAACCGGCCAGGCTACCCGCCTGGCCGGTTTTTCTATTGCTGATGTCGGCTACACGAGCTCGTCAGGGAAGAGCTCCGGCATGGTGTGGAATTGGCGTTCGCCGGGAAAGTCCGAAGGGACGTCGATAAGCAAATCCTTTGCACGCTTGGTGTCGGGGCGGTTCTGGCCCGCAACAACCTGCACCTTCTCAACGGGGAACTCGCCGCGCAGCTGGACGACGGCGCTACCATCGTTGCGGTACGCGAAATTCTCGCCGAGCAAGCCAGTGACCTCGGAGATGCGATCGGTGGAGGTGCCGACGTTGTCGAAACGCCAATTGCCCTCCAGCTCGCCGAGCGGGACTCCCAGCAAAACAACGCCCTCAGCGGCCTTGGTCAGCGCGGACGTTTTCGGGGTGAGGTAAAACGGCACAGACGCGCTCTCGCCGACCAAGGGGCCAGTGGTGAGCGAATCCAGGTTGGCAGGGAACCAAACCAGGTAGTCAGACGGGTCGTTGGAATTGTCGCGGGCGGCGAGGCCGGACGTGAGCCAAGTGTGGATTTTCATGTGGCCGAGTATACGGATTTCGTGCTGGGGAAACGGGCGAGTATTTGGACGCGCGGGGCCGAACAGGTAATGTGGAGCAAGGTCTGGAGATGTGCCAGAGTGGCCGAATGGGGCTCCCTGCTAAGGAGTTGCCCCCTTGACGGGGGCCGCAGGTTCAAATCCTGTCATCTCCGCCACCGCGCCCGTAGCTCAACGGATAGAGCATCTGACTACGGATCAGAAGGTTGGGGGTTCGAATCCCTCCGGGCGCACGCTGTCATGAGTCGCGTCATGCTTGACGCATGAGTCGCGACATGCTGGACGGACCGGCATCCCAGTTGTTTTTGTTCTGGGGTGCCGGTTTTGTTCATTTGGGGTGCAGTGGTGGGTCGCCGTGTTTCCAGTAGGCCTTTTGGTAGTCGCAGGCGGTGTCGATGTAGTGCTCTGTGATGACTTCTCCGGTTTCGACCAGTGATGTGATGATGTGGTTGTCGGTGATGACCATGAGGATTTTCTTGTGTTTGTAGGCGCGTCCGATGCCGAGGTG from Corynebacterium fournieri harbors:
- a CDS encoding aminotransferase class V-fold PLP-dependent enzyme, with product MAYDVWGVRGLYTSLGSGWTYLNAHDRPQVPEKVASAVSRSFRSAATVPLPEPSLGSHSKEALGQPEGAQYPEAARVAIADLTGVAADQVVLGPSVPALYSALVNAMKPMLRRNSSIVLNPLDRPHLTKRLRRAGLDEAWAQADLATGDLPAWQYSEIADGSTRLVSVPAAHAELGNVVRVADIVEAVREKSRAWVLVDATAYAPYRPVDLEAWGADVAAVDIAQLGGPDIAALIFRDTAMFKRLDMDALDLEVSQGLAGAVPAVVDHYASLVEGYSERATRRNRLKYSMGETTAYLNGLRDDLHTFLGTLPAVHIVGVSGEAAADARVERIPRLAFGVTGVPSETVLRRLLANGIVATQTCATPLLDDMGVADMGGAVTIAMSPFNTQNDIEQLVRTVASLA
- a CDS encoding NAD(P)H-quinone oxidoreductase yields the protein MKAINEKLALYDAATPTPQDGEVLVKVTAAGVNRGDLMQAASKYPPPKGESEIMGLECAGVIVDPGTTTRKKGEEVGCLLAGGGYAEYVAVPEGQLTPIPSGLTVEETAGVVEVACTVWSNLGMIAGIQQGSRVLIHGGSGGIGSFAIQMCKAMGCEVAVTAGSQDKLEYCRDLGADILINYKEQDFAAELPGWADAILDVVGGPYLEQNIKALNTDGHLIVIAVQGGPKGTLSLGRMMPRRLSVTATTLRARPRPMKAAIVASTVEHVWPLIESGQIKPNISARFPLDQAKQAHEHLDSGDNTGKILLAL
- the wzt gene encoding galactan export ABC transporter ATP-binding subunit Wzt/RfbE — protein: MVSIDTYNACVDFPIFDAKSRSLKKAMMSSAGGNIGKNASNTVVVEALRDINLHLREGDRVGLVGHNGAGKSTLLRLLSGIYEPTRGVADVRGRVAPVFDLGVGMDPEISGYENIIIRGLFLGQTRKQMKAKMDEIAEFSELGDYLNMPLRTYSTGMRVRLALGVVTSIEPEILLLDEGIGAVDAAFMAKARVKLAEMVEKSGILVFASHSNDFLAQLCNTALWVDKGEIREAGLVADVVGAYEGPETGEYVAELVERFHGDPA
- a CDS encoding SdrD B-like domain-containing protein; this translates as MPTTIHTTTTAEAPKRSSIGDKVWEDTNGDGKEDPDEKTGVPDVTVIVKDPEGNEVTRTVTDEDGNWKVDVEPGDYVVEYVPGGHTPSQPDQVKRTVTIKPGEKRDDVDLGVLPSGSVGDRVWVDEDGDGKQGENEKGLENVVVLVSREGEPTRSAVTDANGDWKIEGLNPNAEYDIRFVKPDGWEVTGKVPGSDESGLASKVTVKPGEYNDTYDLGLRKLDTCRECEPVKPGTIGDRVWIDENGDGKEDPNEKTGVPDVTVIVKDPEGNEVTRTVTDEDGNWKVDVEPGDYVVEYVPGGHTPSQPDQVKRTVTIKPGEKRDDVDLGVLPSGSVGDRVWVDEDGDGKQGENEKGLENVVVLVSREGEPTRSAVTDANGDWKIEGLNPNAEYDIRFVKPDGWEVTGKVPGSDESGLASKVTVKPGEYNDTYDLGLRKLDTCRECEPVKPGTIGDRVWIDENGDGKEDPNEKTGVPDVTVIVKDPEGNEVTRTVTDEDGNWKVDVEPGDYEIEYRPRDWKPTDPKRVTQKVTVEEGKDYLDLDLGVQKPKPGEPTPPTEKPEKGSSSETLDRCVANAVRSPLLYLVPVALLGAFGGELARPYMGAINEQVNQINAQFQEAMRRNSPDWGHGGRGGRDNDQFAELRGQIDAANRRIAELGQDPNVQRFGTVAAGIIGLIAAGGVLYDWCSNEKGEAFTSIGGSSAKESGAEGRQSSSKDAA
- the wzm gene encoding galactan export ABC transporter permease subunit Wzm/RfbD, whose product is MTSPPGEDTPPSQSKTFRRAFDDLVRGWGQHELWLQLGWQDIKQRYKRSTLGPLWITIATGVMSLALGLLYSMLFQIDVAEFLPHVTVGFIVWGFISGCIKDGANVFIENEGLIKQLPSALSVHVYRLVWRQLLFLAHNMVIWLLLVLIFRIPLTLHTLLFIPGLALLVVNGVWVSMFFGMVATRFRDVAPLLEALVQLLFYVTPIVWTTRTLKEQGGEVAQRAMLAEINPLYHYLEIVRAPLIDEPLASYHWVIVLACTVVGVLITLLAMKRWRFRVPYWV